A window of the Hordeum vulgare subsp. vulgare chromosome 5H, MorexV3_pseudomolecules_assembly, whole genome shotgun sequence genome harbors these coding sequences:
- the LOC123396291 gene encoding serine/threonine-protein kinase BLUS1 → MHCYSGPHLSCHLSTFLLITSDHGHPQSSRFSSPALSSSVCCIRNATYVSPVYHYHYHYLHPFLSFPGRPPTDMADDAGAGGEAKYPLNPECYRLLCKIGSGVSAVVYKAACLPLGSVPVAIKAIDLERSRANLEDVWREAKAMALLSHANVLRAHCSFTVGSHLWVVMPFMAAGSLHSILAHGFPDGLPEPCVAVVLKETLRALCYLHEQGRIHRDIKAGNVLVDSDGSVKLADFGVSASIYETPPPASSFSGPLTHVPQVVLSSSSYFSEMAGTPYWMAPEVIHSHVGYGIKADIWSFGITALELAHGRPPLSHLPPSKSMLMRITSRVRMEDAEISKNKKLSKAFKDMVSSCLCQEPAKRPSAEKLLRHPFFKGCRSKDYLVRSVLGTVPSIEERCKDVTSLCGCAAGGARCVSPCHGGQASVVKNRRMSGWNFGADCPRKEDTDSFEELDRTQTAARLFLPLDDEDIVPERACDGAGEDGDKGIMEQQGDREENEEFGVKGVVVPHLVTILESLEVQKRMLAQELEGGCCYHHDGNCCRETTAREEMLLAYVRQLEQRVEVLTLEVEEEITRNAHLEELLRERAS, encoded by the coding sequence ATGCATTGCTACAGTGGACCACATCTTAGTTGTCATTTATCAACTTTCCTCCTGATCACAAGCGATCACGGACATCCCCAATCAAGCCGCTTTAGTTCGCCGGCACTCTCATCTAGTGTTTGCTGTATACGAAACGCGACGTACGTATCACCAgtgtaccactaccactaccactacttacATCCATTTCTCTCATTTCCCGGCCGGCCTCCCACAGACATGGCAGACGACGCGGGGGCTGGCGGCGAGGCCAAGTACCCGCTCAACCCAGAGTGCTACCGCCTGCTCTGCAAGATCGGGAGCGGCGTCAGCGCCGTCGTGTACAAGGCCGCGTGCCTGCCGCTCGGCTCGGTGCCGGTGGCCATCAAGGCCATCGACCTCGAGCGTTCCCGCGCCAACCTGGAGGACGTGTGGCGGGAGGCCAAGGCCATGGCGCTCCTGTCGCACGCCAACGTCCTGCGCGCGCACTGCTCCTTCACGGTTGGGAGCCACCTGTGGGTCGTCATGCCGTTCATGGCCGCCGGCTCGCTGCACTCCATCCTGGCCCACGGGTTCCCCGACGGCCTCCCGGAGCCGTGCGTCGCCGTGGTGCTCAAGGAGACGCTCCGTGCGCTGTGCTACCTTCACGAGCAGGGCCGCATCCACCGCGACATCAAGGCCGGAAACGTCCTCGTGGACTCCGACGGCTCCGTCAAGCTCGCCGACTTCGGCGTGTCCGCGTCCATATACGAGACCCCGCCGCCGGCGTCGTCCTTCTCCGGGCCCTTGACCCACGTCCCTCAGGTTGTGCTCAGCTCTTCGTCCTACTTCAGCGAGATGGCAGGGACGCCGTACTGGATGGCGCCGGAGGTCATCCACTCGCACGTCGGCTACGGCATCAAGGCCGACATCTGGTCGTTCGGCATAACGGCCCTCGAGCTCGCGCACGGCCGGCCGCCCCTCTCCCACCTGCCACCGTCCAAGTCGATGCTGATGAGGATCACGAGCCGCGTCCGGATGGAGGACGCGGAAATCTCCAAGAACAAAAAGCTCTCCAAAGCGTTCAAGGACATGGTGTCCTCCTGTCTGTGCCAAGAGCCGGCCAAGCGGCCATCGGCGGAAAAGCTTCTCCGGCACCCGTTCTTCAAAGGCTGCCGCTCCAAGGACTACCTCGTCCGCAGCGTCCTCGGTACCGTGCCGAGCATCGAGGAGCGTTGCAAGGACGTCACGAGCCTCTGCGGCTGCGCCGCAGGGGGCGCGCGCTGCGTGTCGCCGTGCCACGGCGGCCAGGCGAGCGTCGTCAAGAACCGCCGGATGAGCGGCTGGAACTTCGGCGCGGACTGCCCGAGGAAGGAAGACACGGACAGCTTTGAGGAGCTCGATCGGACCCAGACGGCAGCACGGCTGTTCCTTCCACTCGACGACGAAGACATCGTGCCCGAGCGGGCCTGCGACGGCGCCGGAGAAGATGGAGATAAGGGGATAATGGAGCAACAAGGTGATCGAGAAGAAAACGAGGAGTTCGGCGTGAAAGGGGTGGTGGTGCCACATTTGGTGACTATCTTGGAAAGCCTCGAGGTGCAGAAAAGGATGCTGGCCCAAGAACTGGAAGGTGGCTGCTGCTATCACCACGACGGCAACTGCTGCCGCGAGACGACGGCCAGGGAGGAGATGCTACTCGCGTACGTGCGCCAGCTCGAACAGAGGGTGGAGGTGCTGACCTTGGAGGTAGAGGAGGAAATCACCAGGAATGCCCACCTGGAGGAGCTTCTTCGTGAGAGGGCTAGTTAA